The Geobacillus stearothermophilus ATCC 12980 genome contains a region encoding:
- a CDS encoding type II toxin-antitoxin system RelE family toxin — MNSDYKLIYRKAAVKFIARQEKEVQERLASGLQGLLAIPPQGDIKKLKGQDGLYRLRIGTYRVLFRIDHDERIIYIEAIGNRGDVY, encoded by the coding sequence GTGAATTCGGACTACAAGTTGATTTACCGTAAGGCTGCGGTCAAATTCATCGCTAGGCAAGAAAAAGAGGTTCAAGAACGGTTGGCCTCTGGGTTGCAAGGTCTGCTTGCGATCCCACCACAGGGGGATATTAAAAAGTTGAAGGGGCAGGATGGATTATATCGGCTGCGAATCGGAACATATCGTGTTTTGTTTCGCATCGATCATGATGAACGAATCATCTATATTGAGGCGATCGGCAACCGTGGCGATGTGTATTGA
- the secA gene encoding preprotein translocase subunit SecA, which translates to MLGVLKKVFDPNKRHLARLEKIADQVDALGPEMARLSDEQLRQKTEEFKARYQQGESLDDLLVEAFAVVREGAKRVLGLYPYKVQIMGGVVLHEGDIAEMKTGEGKTLTATMPVYLNALTGRGVHVVTVNEYLATRDATEMGKLYEFLGMTVGLNLSGMSREEKQAAYNADITYGTNNEFGFDYLRDNMVLYKEHMVQRPLHFAVIDEVDSILIDEARTPLIISGTAQKSTKLYVQANAFVRTLRKDVDYTYDEKSKSVQLTEEGMNKAERAFGIDNLFDLKHVTLNHHIQLALRAHVVMQRDVDYVVQDGKVIIVDPFTGRLMHGRRYSDGLHQAIEAKEGLEIQNESMTLATITFQNYFRMYEKLAGMTGTAKTEEEEFRNIYNMRVVVIPTNRPVIREDRPDLIYRTMEGKFRAVVEDIAARHAKGQPVLVGTVAIETSELLSEMLKKRGIPHNVLNAKNHAKEAEIIAQAGQKGAVTIATNMAGRGTDIKLGEGVKELGGLAVIGTERHESRRIDNQLRGRSGRQGDPGVSQFYLSLEDELMRRFGSESLMAMMDRLGMDDSQPIQSKMVTRAVESAQKRVEGNNFDARKQLLQYDDVLREQREIIYRQRYEVLDSDNLRGIIEKMIQSVIERVVNAHTPKEEVPEEWNLKGLVEYLNAHLLPEGDVTEADLRGKEPEEMIELIWSKVKARYDEKEAQIPPEQMREFERVVVLRAVDMKWMNHIDAMEQLRQGIHLRAYGQVDPLREYQMEGYVMFENMIAAIEEEVATYIMKAEIHHNLERQEVAKGEAVHPKEDGEEPKKKPVRKAVRVGRNDPCPCGSGKKYKHCCGRTV; encoded by the coding sequence ATGCTTGGAGTCTTAAAAAAAGTATTTGACCCGAACAAGCGTCATTTGGCAAGGCTTGAGAAAATTGCCGATCAAGTCGACGCGCTCGGTCCGGAGATGGCCCGACTGTCCGATGAACAGTTGCGGCAAAAAACCGAGGAATTCAAAGCCCGCTACCAACAAGGCGAATCGCTCGATGATTTGCTTGTCGAGGCGTTTGCCGTTGTGCGCGAAGGGGCGAAGCGCGTCCTCGGTTTGTACCCATATAAAGTGCAAATTATGGGCGGCGTCGTTTTGCATGAGGGCGACATCGCCGAGATGAAAACGGGTGAAGGGAAAACGTTGACGGCGACGATGCCCGTCTATTTGAACGCCTTGACGGGGCGCGGCGTGCATGTCGTGACGGTCAACGAATACTTGGCGACGCGCGATGCGACGGAAATGGGCAAACTGTATGAGTTTTTAGGCATGACTGTCGGGTTGAACTTAAGCGGCATGTCGCGCGAGGAGAAGCAAGCGGCGTACAACGCCGACATTACGTACGGGACGAACAACGAGTTTGGCTTTGACTATTTGCGCGACAACATGGTGCTTTATAAGGAGCATATGGTGCAGCGGCCGCTGCATTTTGCCGTGATCGACGAGGTTGACTCGATTTTGATCGATGAAGCGCGGACGCCGCTCATCATTTCAGGGACGGCGCAGAAGTCGACCAAGCTGTATGTGCAGGCGAACGCGTTTGTCCGCACGCTGCGCAAAGATGTCGATTACACATACGATGAAAAATCGAAAAGCGTCCAGCTGACGGAAGAAGGAATGAACAAAGCCGAGCGGGCGTTTGGCATCGACAACTTGTTTGATTTGAAGCACGTGACGCTCAACCACCATATTCAGCTGGCGCTGCGGGCGCATGTTGTGATGCAGCGCGATGTCGACTACGTCGTGCAAGACGGAAAAGTGATCATCGTCGACCCGTTCACCGGGCGCTTGATGCATGGCCGCCGCTACAGCGATGGGCTTCATCAAGCCATTGAGGCGAAGGAAGGGCTCGAGATTCAAAACGAGTCGATGACGTTGGCCACGATTACGTTCCAAAACTATTTCCGCATGTATGAAAAACTCGCGGGGATGACGGGGACGGCGAAAACAGAAGAGGAAGAGTTCCGCAACATTTACAACATGCGCGTCGTCGTCATTCCGACGAACCGCCCGGTGATCCGGGAGGACCGTCCGGATTTGATTTATCGGACGATGGAAGGGAAGTTCCGCGCCGTGGTTGAGGACATCGCCGCCCGCCATGCGAAAGGGCAGCCGGTGTTGGTCGGCACGGTGGCGATCGAGACGTCGGAGCTGTTGTCGGAGATGTTGAAAAAACGCGGCATCCCGCACAACGTCTTAAACGCGAAAAACCATGCGAAAGAGGCGGAGATCATCGCCCAAGCAGGACAAAAAGGCGCGGTGACGATCGCGACGAACATGGCCGGGCGCGGGACGGACATTAAGCTTGGCGAAGGGGTCAAGGAGCTTGGCGGATTGGCCGTCATCGGCACGGAGCGTCACGAAAGCCGGCGGATTGACAACCAGCTGCGCGGCCGCTCGGGACGCCAAGGCGATCCGGGGGTGTCGCAGTTCTATTTGTCGCTTGAGGATGAGTTGATGCGCCGCTTCGGTTCCGAGAGCTTGATGGCGATGATGGACCGCCTGGGGATGGACGATTCGCAGCCGATCCAAAGCAAAATGGTGACACGGGCCGTTGAGTCGGCGCAAAAACGGGTCGAAGGCAACAACTTCGACGCCCGCAAGCAACTGCTTCAATATGACGATGTCCTGCGCGAACAGCGGGAAATCATTTACCGCCAGCGCTATGAAGTGCTTGATTCCGACAACTTGCGCGGCATTATCGAAAAGATGATCCAATCGGTGATCGAGCGCGTCGTCAACGCTCATACGCCGAAAGAAGAGGTTCCGGAAGAATGGAATTTGAAAGGGCTCGTTGAGTATCTCAACGCCCATCTGCTTCCGGAAGGGGATGTAACGGAAGCTGACTTGCGCGGCAAAGAGCCCGAAGAGATGATCGAGCTCATTTGGTCGAAAGTGAAGGCGCGCTATGATGAGAAAGAAGCGCAAATCCCGCCTGAACAGATGCGCGAGTTTGAACGCGTCGTCGTCTTGCGCGCTGTCGATATGAAATGGATGAACCATATCGACGCGATGGAGCAGCTCCGCCAAGGCATCCATTTGCGCGCCTACGGGCAAGTTGACCCGCTGCGCGAATACCAAATGGAAGGCTATGTGATGTTTGAAAACATGATTGCCGCGATTGAAGAGGAAGTCGCCACCTATATCATGAAGGCGGAAATCCACCATAACCTTGAGCGCCAAGAGGTGGCCAAAGGCGAAGCGGTTCACCCGAAAGAAGACGGCGAAGAGCCGAAGAAAAAACCGGTCCGCAAGGCGGTGCGCGTCGGCCGCAACGACCCGTGCCCGTGCGGGAGCGGGAAGAAATATAAACATTGTTGCGGAAGAACGGTGTAA
- the cccB gene encoding cytochrome c551, whose protein sequence is MKWKLAAMFLGVSLALAACGGGGDNAGNNNGNNGGGDTAASAEQIFKQNCASCHGQDLSGGVGPNLQKVGSKYSKEQIKEIIANGRGAMPAGIIKGEDADKVAEWLASKK, encoded by the coding sequence ATGAAGTGGAAGTTGGCTGCGATGTTCCTTGGCGTTTCGCTCGCGCTTGCCGCGTGCGGCGGTGGCGGGGACAACGCTGGAAACAACAACGGCAACAATGGTGGAGGGGATACCGCCGCGTCCGCCGAGCAAATTTTTAAACAAAACTGTGCGTCCTGTCATGGACAAGACTTGTCGGGTGGGGTCGGCCCGAACTTGCAAAAGGTTGGAAGCAAGTACTCCAAAGAGCAGATCAAAGAGATCATTGCCAACGGCCGCGGCGCCATGCCGGCCGGAATCATTAAAGGGGAAGACGCTGATAAAGTGGCGGAATGGCTCGCTTCGAAAAAATGA
- a CDS encoding IS701-like element ISBsm1 family transposase, whose amino-acid sequence MNRLAHHQGIHKFFTMLGLALYFSKPVMKHLVHIVDAMITKGFSGTLTDLHHGSFHPNHRTTLSHFFTKSPWEEETLLRKLQQWILRRVERITKQENQPLFVSIDDTICKKTKPSSRATHAIQGCDWHYSHSEKKSIWGHSLVWFMVHTATQAFPFAFRLYDKTAGKSKGELAIEMLSSLDVRRPVYVLMDSWYPSKALVEACLKKGFHVIAMLKTNRILYPNGVAVQAKQLARSIEPNDTHLVTVGEEHYRVYRYEGALNGLDHAVVLLAWKANQPMTSEHLHCVLSTDRELNDEEILRYYAQRWSIECFFRQAKDQLKLDGYRVRQVRAVKRYWILVQLAYVYSLFESNSDFSDGLDLLRKRKGHSLVEFIYCAAKQNIPIDTVKKQLHVA is encoded by the coding sequence ATGAATAGATTAGCACATCATCAAGGAATTCACAAGTTTTTCACGATGTTGGGGTTGGCCCTTTATTTTTCAAAACCTGTTATGAAGCATCTCGTTCATATCGTGGATGCGATGATCACGAAGGGCTTTTCGGGAACATTGACCGATCTTCATCATGGGAGCTTTCATCCGAACCACCGCACGACACTCAGCCATTTTTTCACGAAAAGTCCGTGGGAGGAAGAGACACTGCTTCGCAAACTCCAGCAGTGGATCCTTCGTCGTGTCGAACGCATCACCAAACAGGAGAATCAACCCTTGTTTGTTTCGATCGATGATACGATTTGCAAAAAAACCAAGCCTTCGTCACGGGCAACACACGCGATTCAGGGATGTGATTGGCACTACTCTCACTCAGAGAAAAAATCGATTTGGGGCCATTCTCTTGTTTGGTTCATGGTTCATACTGCAACCCAGGCGTTTCCCTTTGCCTTCCGCCTTTACGACAAGACGGCGGGAAAAAGCAAAGGGGAACTCGCGATCGAGATGCTTTCTTCGTTGGATGTACGCCGTCCCGTTTATGTGCTGATGGATTCGTGGTATCCATCGAAAGCGCTCGTGGAAGCTTGTCTGAAAAAAGGATTCCACGTCATCGCGATGCTCAAGACGAACCGGATTCTCTATCCGAACGGCGTTGCCGTCCAAGCGAAGCAGTTGGCCCGCTCCATCGAACCGAATGACACACACCTCGTCACGGTGGGAGAAGAGCATTATCGCGTCTATCGTTACGAAGGAGCGCTCAACGGTCTCGACCATGCGGTGGTGCTGCTCGCTTGGAAAGCCAATCAGCCGATGACATCGGAACATCTTCACTGCGTCTTGAGCACCGACCGGGAGCTAAACGATGAAGAGATCTTGCGCTACTATGCCCAGCGTTGGTCGATCGAATGCTTTTTTCGACAAGCGAAAGACCAGCTGAAGCTCGATGGGTACCGTGTTCGTCAGGTTCGGGCGGTGAAACGCTACTGGATCTTGGTGCAGCTTGCTTACGTGTACAGCCTATTCGAGTCGAACAGCGATTTTTCTGATGGGCTCGATCTCTTGCGCAAGAGAAAAGGACATAGCCTCGTGGAGTTCATTTACTGTGCAGCGAAACAAAATATTCCCATTGATACCGTGAAAAAACAGCTCCATGTGGCATAA
- a CDS encoding flagellar protein FliT: MGVVHDVWRVTKELLEATALPWPSEDREERLRTVDRLLQERQELLWKLRPPYSEEEQRLGREIIAWNEEIERRLHRVGDEIRNDLRMVGAKRQANACYVHPYEQPLSIDGMFYDKRR, translated from the coding sequence ATGGGCGTGGTGCATGATGTATGGCGGGTGACGAAGGAGCTGCTGGAGGCGACGGCGTTGCCGTGGCCGTCCGAGGATCGGGAAGAGCGGCTTCGGACGGTTGATCGATTGCTTCAGGAGCGCCAGGAGCTCCTTTGGAAGCTGCGTCCGCCGTACAGCGAGGAAGAGCAGCGGCTTGGCCGCGAGATCATCGCTTGGAATGAAGAAATTGAGAGGCGGCTTCACCGCGTGGGTGATGAGATTCGAAACGATTTGCGCATGGTGGGGGCGAAGCGGCAGGCGAACGCCTGCTACGTTCATCCGTACGAGCAGCCGCTTTCGATTGACGGGATGTTTTACGACAAACGGCGATAG
- the hpf gene encoding ribosome hibernation-promoting factor, HPF/YfiA family: MMYYIRGENIEVTPALREYVEKKIGKLERYFDRTDDVNVHVNLKVYNDGQGKIEVTIPMPHLSLRAEERHNDMYAAIDLVTDKLERQIRKHKTKVNRKLRDREKEAKLAAPVPSGAAAAENDEEFEIVRTKHFSLKPMDSEEAILQMNLLGHNFFIFTNAETNRTNIVYRRKDGKYGLIEAN; this comes from the coding sequence ATGATGTATTACATTCGCGGGGAAAACATTGAAGTCACGCCAGCGCTGCGCGAGTACGTGGAGAAAAAAATCGGCAAGTTGGAGCGCTATTTCGACCGCACCGATGACGTGAATGTCCATGTCAATTTAAAAGTCTACAACGATGGACAAGGGAAAATCGAAGTGACCATTCCGATGCCGCATTTGTCGCTTCGGGCGGAAGAGCGCCATAACGATATGTATGCGGCGATCGATTTAGTGACGGATAAACTGGAGCGGCAAATCCGCAAACATAAAACGAAAGTCAATCGGAAGCTGCGCGACCGCGAGAAAGAAGCGAAGCTGGCCGCCCCTGTGCCAAGCGGCGCTGCTGCGGCGGAGAACGACGAGGAATTTGAAATCGTGCGCACGAAACACTTCAGCTTGAAGCCGATGGACAGCGAAGAGGCGATTTTACAGATGAATTTGTTGGGGCACAACTTCTTCATTTTTACGAATGCCGAGACGAACCGGACGAACATCGTCTACCGCCGCAAAGACGGAAAATACGGATTGATCGAGGCGAATTAA
- the prfB gene encoding peptide chain release factor 2 (programmed frameshift): protein MIDLVEIKQELEKMAKRLAEIRGSLDLEAKQARIRELEEQMAAPNFWDDQKAAQAVISEANALKDLVEEFSSLEERFDNLEVTYELLKEEPDDELQAELVEEAKKLTKDFSEFELQLLLNEPYDQNNAILELHPGAGGTESQDWASMLLRMYTRWAEKKGFKVETLDYLPGEEAGIKSVTLLIKGHNAYGYLKAEKGVHRLVRISPFDASGRRHTSFVSCEVVPEMDDNIEIEIRPEELKIDTYRSSGAGGQHVNTTDSAVRITHLPTGIVVTCQSERSQIKNREKAMNMLKAKLYQKKLEEQQAELAELRGEQKEIGWGNQIRSYVFHPYSLVKDHRTNVEVGNVQAVMDGEIDVFIDAYLRAKLK, encoded by the exons ATGATCGATTTGGTGGAAATTAAGCAAGAGCTTGAGAAAATGGCTAAGCGATTAGCGGAAATTAGGGGGTCTCTT GACCTCGAAGCGAAGCAGGCGCGCATTCGCGAATTAGAGGAGCAAATGGCCGCGCCCAACTTTTGGGATGATCAAAAGGCGGCGCAGGCGGTTATTTCGGAAGCGAATGCGCTTAAAGATCTCGTTGAGGAATTTTCTTCACTGGAAGAACGGTTTGACAACTTGGAAGTGACGTACGAATTGCTCAAGGAGGAGCCGGATGACGAGCTCCAAGCTGAGCTGGTCGAGGAAGCGAAAAAGCTGACAAAAGACTTCAGCGAGTTTGAGTTGCAGCTGCTGCTCAATGAGCCGTACGATCAAAACAACGCTATTTTGGAGCTCCACCCGGGCGCGGGCGGCACGGAGTCGCAAGACTGGGCGTCGATGTTGTTGCGCATGTACACGCGCTGGGCGGAGAAAAAAGGGTTCAAAGTCGAGACGCTCGACTACCTCCCGGGCGAGGAAGCGGGGATTAAAAGCGTCACGCTGCTCATTAAAGGGCATAACGCTTACGGCTACTTAAAAGCGGAAAAAGGGGTGCACCGCCTTGTGCGCATCTCCCCGTTTGATGCCTCGGGCCGCCGCCATACGTCGTTCGTCTCGTGCGAAGTCGTGCCGGAGATGGATGATAACATTGAAATTGAGATCCGGCCGGAAGAGCTGAAAATCGACACGTACCGCTCGAGCGGAGCGGGCGGGCAGCACGTCAACACGACCGACTCGGCCGTGCGCATCACTCACTTGCCGACTGGCATTGTCGTGACGTGTCAGTCGGAGCGGTCGCAAATTAAAAACCGCGAAAAAGCAATGAACATGTTGAAGGCGAAGTTGTACCAAAAGAAACTCGAGGAACAGCAGGCCGAACTCGCTGAGCTGCGCGGCGAGCAAAAAGAAATCGGCTGGGGCAACCAAATTCGTTCGTACGTCTTCCATCCGTATTCGCTTGTCAAAGACCATCGGACGAACGTCGAGGTCGGCAATGTGCAAGCGGTGATGGATGGGGAAATTGATGTGTTTATTGACGCGTATTTGCGTGCGAAGTTGAAGTAA
- the ftsE gene encoding cell division ATP-binding protein FtsE, whose protein sequence is MIEMQDVYKTYPNGVVALNGINVRIKQGEFVYVVGPSGAGKSTFIKMMYREEKPTSGKIIVNGVNLAKIKDSKVPLLRRNIGVVFQDFKLLPKLNVYENVAFALEVIEESPKAIRKKVMEVLDLVGLKHKVRSYPNELSGGEQQRVSIARSIVNSPKIVIADEPTGNLDPETSWGIMELFKKINDRGTTIVMATHNKEIVNATRRRVIAIENGKIVRDEAKGEYGYDA, encoded by the coding sequence ATGATTGAAATGCAAGATGTATACAAAACGTATCCAAACGGCGTTGTGGCGTTAAACGGCATCAACGTTCGCATCAAGCAAGGAGAATTCGTCTATGTCGTTGGACCCAGCGGAGCTGGAAAGTCGACGTTTATTAAGATGATGTACCGCGAGGAAAAGCCGACGAGCGGCAAAATCATCGTCAATGGCGTGAACCTCGCTAAAATCAAAGACAGCAAAGTCCCGTTGCTGCGCCGCAACATCGGCGTTGTGTTTCAAGATTTCAAGCTGCTTCCGAAGCTCAATGTCTATGAAAATGTGGCGTTTGCGTTGGAAGTCATTGAAGAATCGCCGAAAGCGATCCGCAAAAAAGTGATGGAAGTACTCGACTTAGTCGGCCTCAAACATAAAGTCCGCTCTTACCCGAACGAACTGTCCGGGGGCGAACAGCAGCGCGTTTCGATTGCCCGCTCGATTGTCAATTCCCCCAAAATCGTCATTGCCGATGAACCAACAGGGAACTTGGATCCAGAAACGTCATGGGGCATTATGGAGTTGTTTAAGAAAATCAACGACCGGGGCACAACGATTGTGATGGCGACACACAACAAAGAGATCGTCAACGCGACTCGTCGGCGCGTCATCGCCATCGAAAACGGAAAAATTGTCCGTGACGAGGCGAAGGGGGAATACGGTTATGACGCTTAA
- the fliS gene encoding flagellar export chaperone FliS, with translation MATNNPYQHYQANAVQTASPGELTLMLYNGCLKFIKLARQAIEKGDIAARNENLIKAQNIILELMKTLKMEYEVAKSMMTMYDYIYRRLVEANVKSDAAILDEVEGYVVEFRDTWKQVIQLHRQRQYAEGGQA, from the coding sequence ATGGCAACGAACAATCCGTATCAACACTACCAAGCGAACGCTGTGCAGACGGCGTCGCCTGGGGAGTTGACATTGATGCTGTATAACGGCTGCTTGAAGTTTATCAAGCTCGCGCGCCAGGCGATCGAGAAAGGGGACATTGCGGCGCGCAATGAAAATTTGATTAAGGCGCAAAACATCATTTTGGAACTCATGAAGACATTGAAGATGGAGTATGAAGTCGCGAAATCCATGATGACCATGTATGACTACATCTACCGCCGCCTGGTTGAGGCGAATGTGAAAAGCGATGCGGCGATTTTGGATGAAGTGGAAGGGTATGTCGTCGAGTTTCGCGATACGTGGAAGCAAGTGATTCAGCTCCATCGGCAGCGCCAATACGCGGAAGGCGGGCAGGCGTAA
- a CDS encoding flagellar hook-associated protein 2 encodes MANTLRISGLASGMDIDKIVSDLMKAERMPLDKLKQKKQLLEWQRDDYREMNKLLSELDTSIFDGIYRQATFTKQTVISSNEAAVSVRNISSTSQLTSTIKVTQLAENAYMYGAVAVGNANFDPSQTLLSQDSNITKNNGYTLSSGTKEIRIKAIKSDGTMPTEWTTIQFDPSVDSLNSLINKINSSQAGVVAFYDSRTGRVSLTAKNTGDASEGAEIVIDGTADRFLIDVLKLPQDSDIAAATQDPSNNTIMLGRKGKNAQFTINGLPTERPTNVFQINGYEYTLKQTTASEVTVTASTDVDAIFNSIKSFVDKYNETIAKINAELKEERYRDYPPLTDEQKEAMTEKQVELWEEKARSGMLRGDSILSSALSQMRMNVYTKVEGANIPSGFSQLAQLGISTSSNYLDGGKLIIDETKLREKIKENPDAVYQLFNQDGATDAEKGIARRLRDTIKATIGKIEQKAGKTIWTNQQFAIGRDLIEINDQIDRFEDRLKQIEDRYYRQFTAMEEAIQRANQQSMYLMNAFGGMQR; translated from the coding sequence ATGGCGAATACGTTGCGCATCAGCGGCCTCGCGAGCGGGATGGATATTGACAAAATCGTGAGCGATTTGATGAAAGCAGAGCGGATGCCGCTTGATAAATTGAAGCAGAAAAAGCAGCTGCTCGAGTGGCAGCGTGATGATTATCGAGAGATGAATAAGCTGCTCAGCGAGTTAGATACATCGATCTTTGATGGAATCTATCGGCAGGCGACGTTTACGAAGCAGACGGTTATCAGTTCGAATGAAGCGGCTGTTTCTGTTCGAAACATTAGCTCTACTTCCCAATTGACATCAACTATCAAAGTGACACAACTGGCAGAGAATGCTTATATGTATGGAGCTGTTGCCGTAGGCAATGCCAATTTCGATCCATCCCAAACGTTGCTTAGTCAAGATAGCAACATCACGAAAAATAACGGCTACACGTTGAGCAGCGGGACAAAGGAGATTCGCATTAAGGCGATTAAGAGCGATGGCACGATGCCGACCGAGTGGACAACGATTCAATTTGATCCGAGTGTTGATTCATTAAACTCGTTGATTAATAAAATTAATAGCTCACAGGCCGGGGTAGTGGCTTTTTACGATAGCCGAACGGGCAGAGTGTCATTGACGGCGAAAAATACAGGCGATGCGTCAGAAGGTGCTGAAATTGTAATTGATGGTACAGCTGACAGGTTTTTGATTGACGTGTTAAAGCTACCTCAAGACAGTGATATTGCTGCTGCGACACAGGATCCGAGCAATAATACGATCATGTTGGGGAGAAAAGGAAAGAACGCTCAGTTTACAATTAACGGTTTACCAACGGAACGTCCAACGAATGTGTTTCAGATTAACGGGTATGAGTACACATTAAAGCAAACAACCGCAAGCGAAGTAACCGTGACTGCCTCGACGGACGTTGATGCCATTTTCAATTCGATCAAGTCATTCGTCGACAAATACAACGAAACGATCGCCAAAATCAACGCCGAGTTGAAAGAAGAGCGCTATCGCGACTATCCGCCGCTCACCGATGAGCAAAAAGAAGCGATGACGGAAAAACAAGTGGAGCTGTGGGAAGAAAAGGCGCGCAGCGGGATGCTTCGCGGCGATTCGATTTTGTCGAGCGCCTTAAGCCAAATGCGGATGAATGTGTACACGAAAGTGGAAGGGGCGAACATCCCGAGCGGGTTTTCCCAGCTGGCGCAGCTTGGCATCTCGACGTCGTCGAACTACCTCGATGGCGGGAAGTTGATCATTGACGAGACGAAGCTGCGGGAGAAAATCAAGGAAAACCCGGATGCCGTCTATCAACTGTTTAACCAAGACGGGGCGACGGATGCGGAAAAAGGGATCGCCCGCCGCCTGCGTGATACGATCAAAGCGACGATCGGGAAGATTGAGCAAAAAGCGGGGAAGACGATTTGGACGAACCAGCAGTTTGCGATCGGGCGCGATTTAATCGAAATCAATGACCAAATTGACCGCTTCGAAGACCGTTTGAAACAAATTGAAGACCGCTACTATCGCCAATTCACGGCGATGGAAGAGGCGATTCAGCGCGCCAACCAGCAAAGCATGTACTTGATGAACGCCTTTGGCGGCATGCAAAGATAA
- a CDS encoding YitT family protein, with product MRKRREKTMPPALEGALEYVYVLVGAAVVAVAFNVFLLPNRIASGGVSGVSTIMHALFGIEPAYVQWALNIPLFIAGVVLLGRQFGVKTFVGTVFLPLVVYMTKGMEPATTNPLLGAIFGGIGVGLGLGMVFRGRASTGGTDLAAQIIHKYTGLSLGMCVILIDGLIVLTAAFVFDIERALYALIALYVTSKTIDLVQVGLGYSKIALIITNEEEKVRRAILHEIDRGVTRLPAYGGYTEHERPVLMCVVAQSEFTKLKQLVRTIDPTAFVVVANAVEVLGEGFQRT from the coding sequence ATGCGGAAGCGAAGAGAGAAGACCATGCCTCCGGCGTTGGAGGGAGCTTTGGAGTATGTGTATGTTCTGGTCGGCGCGGCAGTTGTAGCGGTGGCGTTTAACGTGTTTTTGCTGCCGAATCGGATCGCCTCGGGCGGGGTAAGCGGCGTGAGCACGATTATGCACGCGCTGTTTGGCATTGAGCCTGCCTACGTCCAATGGGCGCTCAACATTCCGCTCTTTATCGCTGGCGTTGTGCTGCTAGGCCGGCAGTTTGGCGTCAAGACGTTTGTCGGGACGGTGTTTTTGCCGCTGGTCGTCTACATGACGAAAGGGATGGAGCCGGCGACGACGAATCCGCTTCTTGGCGCGATCTTTGGCGGTATCGGTGTCGGGCTCGGCCTTGGCATGGTATTTCGCGGCCGCGCTTCGACGGGTGGCACCGATTTGGCGGCGCAAATCATCCATAAATATACCGGGCTGTCGCTCGGCATGTGTGTGATTTTGATTGACGGCTTGATCGTGTTGACCGCGGCGTTTGTCTTTGACATTGAGCGAGCGCTCTACGCGCTGATCGCCTTGTATGTGACGAGCAAAACGATCGACCTCGTCCAAGTCGGGCTTGGCTATTCGAAAATTGCCTTGATTATTACCAATGAAGAGGAAAAAGTGCGCCGCGCCATTTTGCACGAAATCGATCGCGGGGTGACGCGGCTGCCGGCGTACGGTGGTTACACCGAACACGAACGGCCGGTACTGATGTGCGTCGTCGCGCAATCCGAGTTCACGAAATTGAAACAATTGGTCCGAACCATTGATCCGACAGCGTTTGTCGTCGTGGCCAACGCCGTCGAAGTGCTTGGAGAGGGATTTCAACGTACGTAA
- the flaG gene encoding flagellar protein FlaG has protein sequence MSVERVSSHSPSYLYESVRNEKASSVIESQKQNHASTSEAPQQNIPKEKLEEVVKGLNEFLQPSHTSLKFELHDELQEYYVQIIDERTDEVIREIPPKKLLDMYAAMMEFVGLLVDKKI, from the coding sequence ATGTCGGTGGAAAGGGTCTCTTCGCATTCTCCTTCTTATTTGTATGAAAGTGTTCGCAATGAAAAGGCAAGCAGCGTGATCGAGTCGCAAAAGCAGAATCATGCTAGCACTTCGGAAGCACCGCAGCAAAACATTCCAAAAGAAAAACTAGAAGAAGTAGTGAAAGGCTTAAACGAATTCCTTCAGCCAAGCCATACGTCGTTAAAGTTTGAACTGCATGACGAGCTGCAGGAATATTACGTACAAATCATTGATGAGCGAACGGATGAGGTCATTCGAGAAATCCCGCCGAAAAAGCTGTTGGATATGTACGCGGCGATGATGGAGTTTGTCGGGCTTTTGGTGGATAAAAAAATTTAA